The DNA sequence GGAGTAGAAAGATATCATCTGACAGCACCTGTTCGGATATCCTCTCATTTGCCAGATATAGCTCCGCGTCCTCCCCGATAGCCTCATAATAGGCATTATCTACATAAGATAATACACTCAGATACCCGGAATAAATAAAGAATGGATCTTCGCTGCCGATGCAGGCAAGATAAGATATAAAGTTTGCCTCATCCTCATAGATATACCCATGCAGATGCGCCAGCTCATGGCAATAGGTTGCCGGATAATTTGTGATATACATATTTGCATTACAGTTTGCTTCCATCGAAAATGGGAAATAATATCCCGCCATATAGCTCTGGCTCATCAGCCCGGAGAACATCATATGCTTGACATTCGGATAGTACCCGGATAACCGTGGATACCGGCCGGACAGTTTCCGAAGTGCATTTCGTGCCTGTTCCTGCATATCTCCGTCATATGTTATGTGTCCGTTTTCATCCCGCTCTACTTTTGTACTGTATTCGTTACACTGCTTTACGATATAATTGCGAAGCTCCTGCAATTCTTCTACCTTATACTGCCGTTCCTCTGTTTCCCCGTTTACAGAAATCGCTGAACAGTGATAGTAGATCGTACAGTTTCCGGTCATAATAAGACAGACCACAACCGTTATATATGCAACAACAAGGTCATAGATCCTGCAAAATCTCCGATATTTCTTATGTTTTCTTAAAAAGATCAACAGAATATTCAAAATCAGGAATGCAAGGATCAGCAGAATCGCCGTAACGATCATAACCTCTCCGAGCGAAAAGGAAAACAGATTGCCAAATCTTGCAAATATTGCAACGATAACCGGATTCACATATTCGGCATACCAGTCACACCAGTTTCCCCATCCCGCCTTTTCACTGATCCACGGAGCAGCCCACGCTGCTGCATTTATCACTATGACCGGAAGCACTCCTGTAAGAAGAAGGATTCTGTGAATATGCCTTTTTTTCTTGTTCTTTTCTACCTTATTCATAATCTTATTCTTTCTGCCAGATAATGTATTTTCTGATATGCGTCCTGTCGGCTTCTCATACATAGAGGCAAATAGCATCTGTAATTTACCTGTTCAGTATAACATCCTGCTTTACTTTTTACGACGCACTTCACAGATTTATAACAAAAACTCCCTCAAAGTTTGACATCTTCTCTGCCTGCTGGCAGACCTGTCATTCTTTGAGGGCATTCTATTTCCTGTTATACTTTTTACTATCAGCACATATTTACGATAAAATTATTTCAGATCTTCTACCAGCTCATACAAGGCTTCTGCAGAATTGAAATTATCAGATGTGATCTCATCACTTGGGATGATAACATCGTATTTGTCTGCAATCTCCGCAATGATCGTTATAATATCCAGAGATTCCAGTATCCCATCATCTACCAATGCATCTTCATTTTCAAAGTCAACATTTGGCTTGATCTTTTTTAACATTGCAATAAAATCATTCATAATCTTATTCTCCTTTGTTCTTTGATTCTGCTATCTTTTTTATTTCTTTTCGAAGAAGCGAGCCCTTAAATGTCTTCGGTACTTCTTCAATATAAAATATCTTCTGTGGTAGCTTATAGCTTTCTACCTGTTGCTGCATATAGATCAAGAATGCAGCTTCGTCAAAACCATTCTCTTGTACAATCAGCATAACCGGTAATTCTCCGGTAATCGGATCATGAACGGAACTGTAGGCACAATCTGCCACACCCGGATACCGGATCGCAACAGCTTCTACCTCTGCCGGCGAGATCTTGCTTCCGCCATAGTTGATAACATCATCTGCCCGTCCAACCAGAATAATACTGCCATCTTCATCCATATAGCCAAGATCATTTGTCATAACATAACCATCCACTACCGTTTTCGCAGTAAGCTCCGGATCATTGTAATAGCCCTCCATAACAATCGTACCACCCCAACCCAGTAAAGCAGGCTGTTTCTCGGATCCATTCTCTATAACATTTCCTTCTCCATCTATAAACCGCACCAGAGAATTGACGGTCGGATATCCGATACAACCATTCTTATTCTGTCGGCTAAATTCCAGAATACATGAACAGCCGGCTTCTGATGATCCATAAAAATTATAGAGTCTTGTATTCGGAAGATACCGGAGTAGTTTTTCCTTATCTGTTTCCGGAAGTGGTGCTGACCCCACCTGTATATAATCAATCTGATCCGCATATTCGGAGATCCTGTCACCTGACAGGTGAAAGATCATTCCGAGCGTTGCCGGAGAAATCGCCATAGATGTTGCATGATACTGCTCGAGCATCTTCCAGAGATTGCCGATCAGCGCCATGCCATTCATCAGACAAACGGTTCCTCCATTAATCATATCCGACTGATACCGTCTTATGCCAAAGGAATGATTAAGCGGCATCGGTATGATCTCCACATTTCCCGGTTTCATCTGTGTTCCTTCCATGACATTTCCGGCGATAGCAACGTCATTCTTATGATACATGACAACACCTTTTGAGTTCCCAGTCGTACCAGTCGTGAATAACAACATTGACCATGTATCTGAATTCGGAAGTGGATATTCCAGTTCTTCTGCACTTTTCATCTGCTCCACCAGCTTCTTTGTGGATAACCAGCACATTCCCTCTGACTCTCTATTTGAGATCAGCCATTCTGCATCCACCTTATCCCGAATCTCCTGTATACGCTCCGGTGAAGTGGATCGCTCTACAGGAATCACAAGTGCCTGTATATATTGCAAAGCCGAAAACAAAA is a window from the Lachnospiraceae bacterium GAM79 genome containing:
- a CDS encoding DUF3810 domain-containing protein, which translates into the protein MNKVEKNKKKRHIHRILLLTGVLPVIVINAAAWAAPWISEKAGWGNWCDWYAEYVNPVIVAIFARFGNLFSFSLGEVMIVTAILLILAFLILNILLIFLRKHKKYRRFCRIYDLVVAYITVVVCLIMTGNCTIYYHCSAISVNGETEERQYKVEELQELRNYIVKQCNEYSTKVERDENGHITYDGDMQEQARNALRKLSGRYPRLSGYYPNVKHMMFSGLMSQSYMAGYYFPFSMEANCNANMYITNYPATYCHELAHLHGYIYEDEANFISYLACIGSEDPFFIYSGYLSVLSYVDNAYYEAIGEDAELYLANERISEQVLSDDIFLLPETWEKVEDKAILSTDTVNQASNTFTETSLNLNGVSDGFAAYDRVTGLLLRYYDEELY
- a CDS encoding phosphopantetheine-binding protein; its protein translation is MNDFIAMLKKIKPNVDFENEDALVDDGILESLDIITIIAEIADKYDVIIPSDEITSDNFNSAEALYELVEDLK
- a CDS encoding acyl--CoA ligase is translated as METVLHYIKKYSETQPDTPAVCELKKYLTYSEYWTAIRKMANVLVRNGIKKDAHVILRCTQDINYMVLFSALQYIQALVIPVERSTSPERIQEIRDKVDAEWLISNRESEGMCWLSTKKLVEQMKSAEELEYPLPNSDTWSMLLFTTGTTGNSKGVVMYHKNDVAIAGNVMEGTQMKPGNVEIIPMPLNHSFGIRRYQSDMINGGTVCLMNGMALIGNLWKMLEQYHATSMAISPATLGMIFHLSGDRISEYADQIDYIQVGSAPLPETDKEKLLRYLPNTRLYNFYGSSEAGCSCILEFSRQNKNGCIGYPTVNSLVRFIDGEGNVIENGSEKQPALLGWGGTIVMEGYYNDPELTAKTVVDGYVMTNDLGYMDEDGSIILVGRADDVINYGGSKISPAEVEAVAIRYPGVADCAYSSVHDPITGELPVMLIVQENGFDEAAFLIYMQQQVESYKLPQKIFYIEEVPKTFKGSLLRKEIKKIAESKNKGE